In Miscanthus floridulus cultivar M001 chromosome 8, ASM1932011v1, whole genome shotgun sequence, the sequence TTGAACTCTTTAATATGGCACATGGCGTTCCCAACAAGGTCATTCTGTACAAAGATGCAGCAGACGTATCCCCTAGCCTATTGATCGACTAAGCCTCTTAGCTGCTGACCTTCTCAGCAGCTAAGCACAGCTATAGCGGGAGATAGCTGCAGCTATACCATTTAGatgtttttgcaaaaaaaatgaaaaaaaaaagacatgACATTGGCATAACTTCATAACCATTACTGATTGAAAGGAGTACATTACAACAGGCTGCACTGGGCCATTTAAAACTAACAGACAAGGCAATAACCAATTGATAGTTGATACATAACCAGTTGAATAAAGCTAACAGTACAACACAAAAGGTCATCAAGAGTTCTAGTCTCACTAATCACTTAATCAGACAAGGCAATATTGCAATTAGACAATGGATACTAAATTACTAATACGAGGCAATATTGCAATCTTCATTTCTTCTAGTCTCACTAATCAGACTCAGAGACATAGGGAGAGGAAGACTTATCAGAGTCAGTAGTCTGCATTAGAGTACCATCAGCACAATCTTCTGAATCGGATGATGGAGCTTCAGGCTGCACTGGGCCATTTCTCATCAAAGACTGCAGGCTCCTCCTCTTCTTAGGGTGCACAGGCCTTTTCCTTTTAGCTTGTGGTTGTGCTTGTTGTGGTGTGTGCTTATGTGATTCTTGTGTACATTGTTGTTGTTCCATTTCACTTGGCAAAGGCGTAATACCAGTAATGAATTCATTATCAtcatctgccacaacatcatctACTTCTTTCTCCAAAGGATCTCtatccttcttctctctcttattCCTTAACTTAGAATTAAATTTAACAAATACAAGATCTCTCATCCTTTCATGAAGTATCCTATTGCGCTTCTTTGTATGAACCTATGAGTCAAGTAGTGAAGACAAGGCTGCAGGTCAGATTTAAATTCCATGAACAAATATTAAAATTCAAAAAAGATAGCATGCACACAAAGATGCATGTCATAATTTTCTTTTTACCTGTTCAAATACTGACCAGTTCCTCTCACAAGCTGAGGAGCTGCAGGTCAGACTCAGAATCCTTGCTGCCAATTTCCTAAGATTTGGTGTGCTTGTGCCATGGTGCAGCCACCATTTTGCTGCATAAACATTAAACAAGTTAGAATTTGAACAGCCACCATCTTTGTAATACAGTGTCACAATTCGCACTCTCCAGCACTGTTATGGTTCAAGTTGGGGCTTCACTGAAGTCTGGTGGGCCTAGAAAGAGCTAGTGGTGGTAGGCTAGTCCGATTGTGGTAGCGGTTGGTGTTTGGAGTGGCAAGGTTGTGGGGGTGCTGACGACTATGGGGTGGAGGATACCTCAGGTAGCAGCTAGAGTTAAGTGCTTTCTATGTACAGATAATTAAAGCTATTGAGGTGCAAATGTGCAATGGCTTTAAGCCTATTGCTTGCAGTCACCTAACTGTAAATAAGTAGTCTACCAAATACATGTATAGACAATGGGACTATAGGGACACCAAACTATTAGAAGAATCAGACTCAAGATTTTTTTCCAGTCTAAAACAAGGATGCTTactgtagtggaggatagacaaTGCTTGAGCTAGAAAACTTCCTGTCCTAATCAGCAGCAACACACCTGGCACAGAAACTATGACTAATGCAATATCAAAACCAACACATCTGTGCCATTGCAATTCTGTTTCGAAATGCTGATGTCTACAAATGGACATCAATCAATTGACATACTCAAGTGGTTCACACCAGGCTGATAGATGTCAAAAGGTTAAAAAAATCACTATGAAAGAAGTATTCAGTTGACACTACTGTGTGGTTCACACCAGGCTGAATTAGAATGGCTCAATTCTACAGCAAGAATATAAGACCTCCACAACCTAGACTTTCAACTACAACAGTTCCATCCTGCTACTATTTTGTACAAGCAAATCTTTTAAAAAATGGTATCCCACAAGCAACACTATTGAACAGAATGTGGCAAAGCGTTTTCAAAATGATGGCTGAGCATGAATAGGAGGTGAAGCGATTCAGCAACCTCACCTGGATTGAAATTCTTGTTCTTTCGCTGCCTTGTGGCAATTTCACTTCCAAAACTCCCTTGCTGATTTTGATACAGGTCAAGTTCTTCAATTATCTTGTCTTGGGTTTCTTCATCACCAGCCACCATCTTTGTAATACAGGAAATCACACCTGCTACAAATGATCCATCTTTGATAATCTCTGACTTATTTGGGTAATAGTAGTAGGGGTTCAAATAGTACCCAGCTAGGTGTAGTGGAGTCTTGAGCTTGTTGTCCCATCTTCTATCAATGATATCCTAGACTTCTTTGAAGCGGCTCTCATCATTATCAAACCTCTGAGAAATTTCTTTCTTCGCCTCCAACATTAATCCATGGAAGAATCCCATTGATGGTACATCGCTGTCCATTCTTCTCAACACATTAGCCAATGGCTCAAAGTAATTAACTGCAATGTCAACATTTTTCCAGAAGGCTTCGGATCTGATCACTTTGTTGGCTTTCTTCCCCTTGGCTTGCTTCAAGTAACCCAATTCCTCCATCTTATCTGATTTAAATAGTCTTGTCAACTCTTTTTTGTTGTCCAGCAAGCTTTTTAGATTCAAGTAAGCAGTGGCAAATCGTGTAACCCCAGAGCGAATCAAGTCTTTCTTAAGAAACTTCCTCATCAAATCCAACACCCTAGTATGAGCATACAAGAAAACAGTCACTTGCCTTGCATTAGCAATGGTCTCCTCAACTGGTCCAAGCTTACCAATATCCTCTAGCATGAGATTCAAGCAATGAGCAGCACATCCATTCCAAAATATTGAAGGTCTTTTTGCTGTCAATAGAGCTACTGCACTTGTATTGACGCTAGCATTATCAGTCACCACTTGGACAACATGTTCTTCCCCTATCTCTTCTATGTACCTATCCACAAGTTCAAAGATATATTTGCCATCTTTCCTGTCACCCGAGCATTCCACTGAATCTAAGAAGAGTACCCCATGAGCACTATGCACAACTAAATTCATCACTCCCCTACCCTTCCTATCTGTCCATGCATCTGTCATGATAGAACAACCTGTGACCTCCCATGATTCCTTATGCTCCTTGAATCCATCCATCACCTTTTCCTTCCTTTTCTGCAAGAACGGTCCACTCATCTCATAGGGACTAGGCCCTTTCAGATTTCTACCAAATTGACCAATGGCCTCTAACATATGATCAAAGCTAGGAAGGGTGACTGTGTTGTGTGGAATTCTAGCTTCATAGAACCACTGACATATGTACTCACAAGTTCTATCCCTCCTCTCTTCTCTTTTCTGAGTTGTCAATGCTGTTTGAACCTTTTTTCTTAGATTAATTCCTCTCTGTGTCATACTAGCAGATTCTTCTATAGAAGGAGGCTTGTAGTACTTGTCAATAGTTTGACCACCTGCTACAGATCTAGAGCTACTAGATCCTCTTGTCGCCTTTGGCTTCACCACAAGAGCATTATTGCCATGATCTGAACCTTCACTGCCACTTTCACAATCTGAGTTTTCTATGTTAACTTCAGCTCTGTCCATTtccttttctttgtttttctgttctttttcactGGTCTTCTTTGTAAGCAAATCAAATATCTCTTGCTGCACTGGAGCTAGAACTTTTCCATACTTAGTAGTATTAAAACCTTTAATTCCTGCAAGATGGTACTTAATTCTTGTAATTCCACCACTGCAGAGCTTGTCACAATACTTGCACCATAGGTGATGTTTCTTGGTTATGTCTGGGCAGAAACAGTGAGCCCATGCAGGGTCATCTGAGTTGATACCAGGTTGTTTTGGTCCAGCTTCTACTGAGACAGAGGCAGCACTAGATGGGTTACCTATACAAAGAGCAAACTAAGCCACATTAAACTGGACTAGTGGCAGAGGCAGCACTAGACTAAGGTATTCTAAATTTCTAATACTGAGCCTTTTGTATTGCCATTTATTCATCTTCTCAATTAATCTCTCAATGTATTTCTGAATACGCTATTCTGCTCAACTCAACTGGACTAGTGGAAAtggaaaataaataataaatgcgATATATACATCAGGCAGGCATCAAAGCAATCGGACACCATCTGGTTGCTAGTAATAAATTGCTGACTGTTGACACCATATCATTATAGATATGCTCATAGTTATCTCAAATAACATGCTGTGAAGCATTCATGATACAATTATTGTCATTTATTTACATACTTGTGAATGGTTGTGCGATAACCATTTTTTGAATCAACTTCCCAGTGTTACTGCCTGTGCTTAACATGGATAATTTCTGCATCTTTTGGTTACCAACAAAAGGTGGCTAATGTATTCAAACGGGTTACAGACTTACAGGTCCTTGATTACAAGACTCAACAAAGCAGACTCTTTCCATTGCTGGCTtcagcatatgcatttagattcgtGGGTGACTGGCTCAAGTGGCTATACATGAGATCTCGCTATACATGGATGTCACTCAGAAACTGGAAGCTAAAGACTACTCAACACTGCAAGAAGCAGTTATTATCAATTACCACCTAGGCCAAACAAGCACGGGAGGCAAGTATATGAAATATTGAAATTAGAGGTAACAAATATTGACAGCTTGTTTACATATAGTGAGATCTGCGAGACTGCGACATACAAGCAAAAAAAAGAGAGGAGGTTGTGAGCACTGACCAGATTGTTGTGCCATGCCGTCGCCGTTGGTGCTCTACTGCTACTTTAGTGCTTCTGAGACGAGGAGCACCCAGCGCTAACAGACCTCCTCGTCAGACTCGCGCCGCTCGTGGTTGGGGAAGACGAAGAACTGCTCGTGCTGCCTCGCTCGTACTCATGCTGCACACCACTGCCGCCGCCACTTGGATCTCTGGCTGGCCGTGCCGCTTGAAGCTCCGGCTAGCTGCGCCGCTTGGGGGGTGCTAGCTTGAAGTTGGACCTCTGGCTGGCCGCGCCGCTTGGGGGCCCCTCACCGgcgcgccgcagccgccgccgccgaatcAGAAGGAGGGGGGGCTAGCTTGATGTTGGGCCTCCGGCTGGCCATGCCGCTTAGGGGCCCCTCGTCGGCGCGCCTCCGTCGAAGCAGAAGCCGCCTCCGTCGCCGCCTCCTTTTCTGCGGTAGAGAGTGAGAGACCAAGAGAGACGGGTCACGAGCGTGGGAGTGAGCTAGGGTTGCTGGGTTACGGTGGGGGTGGGGAAAAATTGGGATAGGATGGGCCGCTGACTCATTTTCTGGCCCGCGAAAATTTTGGCTGCCGCTAAAAGAAGCTCAGTTTAGCATCAATCTCCGCAGATCTCTGGCTATTAGCGGTTTTCGTTTCTTAGCGCAAAAAATTAGTTATCTTAGCTTCTACGTTGTGCAGcagctatctccggctatagcttcagctatagccggagatttaaaactttgttgaGTAGTCGCCAGGCCACTTTACATTGAAGTATTGTCAGTGGGTTTCAGCTATCTAGGCCTGTTATAGGTTTACATCTGACGTTGTTCAAATGCTAAACACTAAAATTGTTTCCTAGGCACGGCTGCCTTATCAAACTCCTCAGTGTTATAGACAACACGACAGAAAGCTTTTGTTGTGTAAAGATGGCTCCAAAGTAATGTGACTAGTTAGCTATGACTATCTAAAACTATTATATCCTGCTTTGTTTGCTTGTTAGCCTAATGTGACGTGTTCAGCCGCGTAGACTACGCTGACCGTACCACGTTTCAAGCAATCAAAGATTGGTTCGGATTGGCCCATGAAACTTTGATAGATGTACACGTCTTATCTTGTTTTAAGGAATCTCCGACCATTGTTCAACTGAGGCGACACGCGAGGGCGCGCCCCTTCCACTAGTTGAGAAAGAAACTGGTGTATGTGCCCCTTCTCTAGGCGACTATGGAAGCTGGATCACCTACACTGCTTTTGATCCGATCTCTTGGAATGAGGACTTAAAATCTTGGTTCGTAGGGTTGGTAGCGGGTAACAATAAAGCTATGCACACCTTGGCCATACTTACGATCTGGATGCTTTGGCGGGAGAGAAACTGAAGAATTTTTTAGCAACGGGAGAGCTTTGGAGGAAGTCTTTTAGTTTAATCCATGATATATGGTTCCTTGCTTTTGCTGCAAACGGGTGCACACCATAGTGgaaagagaaacaaaaaaaaaacaccgcACTCTGCATGCAGTGGGCGTTAGGTTTCTGATGATCGGGTGAAGGACATAGGTATTAACGGAATGAGAACTGAAAGCGAGATGGTGGTGGAATGAGATACCCACATCAATGCATGCCATCTTTATTCCCATGCGTGACGCGGGAGCAACAACTCTTTTTGGCATTCCACCGATTGATCGAGAAGCAAATAACATTTTCTTTCTGTTGCTTTAACTGACCAGGGGCTGAGCGGCCTTTAATTCGTTTGTGGATAAAGAAAGCGACAAATCGGAGAGCCATAGCTTGGGAGgctactttttttttttgttagttgTAAGGGCAATACTTCGTGTGTTAATCTACATCACGAGTGCAGCGCGCAACATGCGCTCCAAATTCTTCACCTGTAACTGTCTCTCCTACTCGCACCGAGTAGCGACTTGTCGGTTGCCGCGGCGTTGCCTGCGCTGTCGCGGATTCGGGCACCTCGTCAAGGACTGCCGGTGAAGGACTGCTTCGACCTCGGCGGCGGTGGGTGCCAGCCTGCCACGGTTCTCTGCTCGCAATGACGACGACATCGGCGATGCAAGACTAAGCCGAAGGAGATCGGCACGGGTGCGCCTGCCGATCACGCCGACAAGGCCCCTACTTCTACTGCTGCACTAAGCTTCCCCGAGCCGGATCCGGTGGCGCTGGCCCTGTGCGTGAGTGCGGGGCCTCCTGCATTGGTCATCTCTTTCGACCCGATGCTGGAGGAGCTAGCCGCCTCGCTCGTCGTG encodes:
- the LOC136469010 gene encoding uncharacterized protein, translated to MLEAIGQFGRNLKGPSPYEMSGPFLQKRKEKVMDGFKEHKESWEVTGCSIMTDAWTDRKGRGVMNLVVHSAHGVLFLDSVECSGDRKDGKYIFELVDRYIEEIGEEHVVQVVTDNASVNTSAVALLTAKRPSIFWNGCAAHCLNLMLEDIGKLGPVEETIANARQVTVFLYAHTRVLDLMRKFLKKDLIRSGVTRFATAYLNLKSLLDNKKELTRLFKSDKMEELGYLKQAKGKKANKLITLSHWLMC